Genomic segment of Acidimicrobiia bacterium:
GATCGTGGTCGACGGCCTCGTAGATCAGCTCGAGTTTCCGAGGATCGACCCGCAGGTACTCCTCGATCTCGGATCTCAAGCTCTCGGAGTTGATGATGATCGCGTCCGCGACCCGCGCCGAGCGCGGATAGCTCATCCGACGGTACGTGCGAGCCAACGGCGCTATCGAATCAGGTGCTGTGAAGGCGTGCATGGTCTTCATGTGGATGACGAGGGACCAGAACGGATTCACGAGTGGCGCCATCAATGTGTTGAAGACGTCGATGCGGCTGAGCGGCAACCGTACGGGCGAGTAGAGGTGCTCGCTGAGCGTGCGCAGCGTGCGCCGTTCGTTCGACCACGGGTACGTGATCGAGAGGACGTTCGGCCCGTAGCCCTCGTATCCGTGGCGTGACTTCGGACTCACGAGCAGATACAGCTGCTCTCGTGGCTGGAGGCGCTGCGCCATCTCGGGGATCACGCGGGTCCAGAACCAGTGAGCGCCCGAGGGGTGGTCGGGATCGTCGGTCAACAGGTTGATCGCAACTCGCAACTCGCGCGGTTCGCCCTGCGAGCGGACCGTCGGAGCGCATTGCTCCCTCTCCGGGGCGCGCTGAGCGGTGACCATGTCAGAAGGTGCTCGACGAGATCGCGTCCGCCGTCATGCGTGACTGCCGGATGTATTGGGCCAGGGCGTGCATGACGGCTTCGTGGACGTCCTCGACAATGCCGTAGTTCGTCCCGTCGACGTGAACGGCGACGTCGGCGATCGCCCTGGCGTCACCTCCGTCGAAGCCGGTCAGCGCAATCGTGCGCAGGTCGTTGTCGCGGGCCCAAGCGAGGGCACGGACGATGTTGCGAGAGCGCCCCGATGACGAGATGCCGATGAGGACGTCGCCCGGTCGCGACTGCGACTTCAGCTGGTATGCGAAGACTTCGTCGTACGCGATGTCGTTGGCGATCGCCGTGAGCAGTTCGATGTTGCTGCTGAGGCTCACGACGCGCGGAGACACGTCAGTCTCCGTGCGGATGCCCTTCACGTGATCGCATTGCAGATGGTTCGCGATCGCGGCCGAGCCACCATTGCCGCACGAGAAGACGTTCGTACCGCGCGTATAGGCTTTGAGCAGGATCGTTGCCGCACGGTCCAGCGCGTCTGGTTCGATCGAGCTCGCGGCGCGCACGAACTCCTCGCTGTACTCGCTGAAGTACGACGACGCGCTGTTGTACGGGGCCGTCGGGAACTTCGTCGGGGTGACGAGAGCCAGCGGCGCGAAGGCCCTCATCGCGCAATCCGCTCGAGTATGAACGAACTCGCGGCTGCGAGGCTCGGAAATGACCAGACGCCAGGACGCTCGTCGTCGACGGCCCCGAGATGGATCGCTGACGCGCCCACCGCCGCGGCGAGGCCGACGTCCTCGGGACGGTCGCCGACGACCCACGACGATGCCAGGTCCAGATTCAACGCCGCGGCGGCCGCCTTGGCCATGCCCGGTCGCGGCTTGCGGTCCTCGCTCGTACGAGCGAAGGCCTCGACGATCCCTGCGGGGTGGTAGGGGCAGTAGAGGAACATGTCGACGTGCGCTCCGTGCTCTGCCAGACGCTCGGTGATGTGCTGGTGCACGCGAGCGACATCGTCGGTTTCGAACAGCCCTCGGGCGATGCCGGACTGGTTCGTCACCACCGCCACGGGGATCCTTGCCTGGTTGAACGCGGCAATCGCCTCGGGCGCGCCGTCGATCAATTCGACGCGGTCGACGGAACCGACGTAACCGTGGTCGACGATCAATGTCCCGTCGCGGTCGAGGAGGATCCCCGGTCGGGGAGCGACCGCCTCCTCTCCGCCGGCCGCGTCTGTCCGGTCGACGGTCGCGACGGAGTTCGCCGCCGTAGTGGCCACACCGGTCAGAGCGCGGTGGGCCGCCCCAGATACACGCACCGGCGGCCTTTCAGCGGAGATGATGGCCTGGCAGCTCGAATCCTCGGGGGAGAGTCTGCATTTTTCGGCCCCGGAGCCCCGATCGAGCATGTTGGCCCCGAGCAGCAGAGCGCGGTCATGCGCGGTCCTGGTACCCGCGGCGCAGAAACCTGGGCGTCACACTCTTCACCAAGAGGCGAGCGGCCGTCCGTGGGTTTGGGTTGTACGCCTTCCAAAGCTGTTGTTGATGAGCATCTCGACCGTCACGATCGCTGATCTGCTCGAGCCATCACGTGTCGACAACCTGGCGAAGCTTGTTGGGTATGGCCAGGATGACGTCGTCGAGGATCGTGATGTACCGAGAGTCATCGGATCGCAACAGCTCCACGATGTCGACAAGCGACGGCCAGTCAGCCGCTCGATGTTGAGGGAGGGGTCCGAGGAAACCCCGCGCGTCGTCGATCAGCACGCACGACGACGCGAGATGACGGAAGTCTCGGATGGCTGACCAACTCGGCGATCAGCGGACACTGCGTGGCATCGCCGACGGGGTCGAAGACCCTCGAGGAGAGGTTGTCGATCATCCCGCCATGGGCGTCGAGCCAGAAGATGACCGGCTCGTCCACCGAAAGGACCACCTCTCTCAACACATCCTCTGATGACCCCCTGAGAAATGTGACTCCCGGTCGGCTTCCGTGACGTTCGACAGCTCGGGTGTGCAGTCTCTCGTCCAGCTCGATGCTCCAGACGCGCGACACGGCCGCGCGCAAGATGAGCGTTCCTTCGGCCTTGTAGGTACCGGTTTCGATCGCGGCGTCGATGCCGCCGGCGACCGCGAGAGCGTGGACGAGATCAGGGGGGCAACTGAAACGAACGTCGCCCACAGTGAGCACCTAACCCCGCGACAACAAGCCGGTTGCCACCGCCAGCGACGGCGCAGACCGGTCCCGCTCGGACAGGGCGGCCACTGGGAGCGGCCACGGTATGGCGAGCTCAGGATCGTCGAACGCGATCGCGACCTCGTCGTTGGGGTCGTGCGGACGGTCGATGCGGTACGAGACGTCGGCAGGGTCGGTGAGAGCCTGGAACCCGTGGGCGCAGCCGGCGGGCACGTAGAGCGACGTCTGCTCGGACCCCCGCAACTCGAAGCTCCGCCAGTTGCGGTAGGTCGGCGAGGCCGGCCGCAGGTCCACCACGACGTCGAAGACCGCGCCGTAGGAGCATCGAACGAGCTTGGACTCCCCCTCCCCGCGCCGCACGTGCAGGCCTCGCACCACGCCGCGGCTCGACCGGGAGATGCTGTCCTCGGCGAACGTCGACGGGTCGATCCCCGATCTCCGCATGACCTCGGTGTCGAAGGTGCGGCAGAAGAAGCCGCGCTCGTCGGCGTGGGGCGCGGGCTCGAAAAGGTGCGCCCCGGCGATGCCCGCGACTTGGACCACCTCCATGAGACCTCCTCCCTACGCAGCGGGCGGGCGCATGCCGACGCCCCTGCACGGGTCGTGCTCGGAAAAGAGCACTGAGGACAACATGGAGAACTGCTCGCCGACCAGCGCCCCGTTGGTGTCGCTGCGCTCGGCGAGGGCGCGGCGCAGCTCGGGAGACCGGCGCTCCAGCTCTCCGAATCGCGCGATGAGCTCGTCGCTGTGCAGCGCGCGGGCGGACAGCGCGAACTCCGACATGCCCATGTCGGCCATCAGCGCTTCGTGCTTGCTGCCGTAGCCGATCGAGATGGTCGGCTTGGAGAGCTTGAGGGCGCAGACGACGTTGTGGTATCTCGTGGCGACGACGCTGCCGACGGACGCCATCTTCGCGATCAGCTCCCGCAGCGAGGAGCACCGCTCGGCGACGACCTGCCCCGGCTGCAGGTCCGGCCGGTGTGCTCGAACGTCGGCCAGGATCTCCTCCACGGTGCTGCCGTCCGCATCGTCACCCCAGAACAGTCGGACCCGGCGATCGCCATCGACCAACCACCGGATGAAACGCTTCATCTCGCCGAGGTACCGGGCGTGGATCCGGTCGGCTTCGCGGCGGTCGTCGTTCCCGCCGTGGTACGCCATCACGCCCACCCCGACGGTCCTCGGGTCGCCGGGCTCGCCGGTGGGCGTGTCGAGACCGAAGACCAGGTCGGGATAGATACGGCCGTCGGCGGGATCGATCCCCGACGCCCGCATCGCGTCCCACGAAGGGACGTCGCGATAGGAACGGTAGAAGGCCAGCCGGGCGGCGGAGTTGAGCAACCAACGAGTCGCCCGCTGGTTGACGGTCGTCGCACCGACGCTCACCAGCGCGATCTTCGTACCGAAGAGCCTTCCGGACGTGCAGAGGAGGAAGAGGGCGTAGGGCATGTGCCAGGGGCGCAGCGGGAGGGACGACTCCAGGAGGCCCGTGCCCGGCACGATCACGACATCGTGCCGGCGTACCCACGAGGCCGTCCGGAACGCGTCGACGCCCTTGCCGAGCACCTTGAGGACGATCGCCGGCACACCGGAACTCTGCTCCTCGTACCTGCTGTACCAGAGCAGCGGGATGGCCTCGACACCGTACTGGCGGCGTAGCCGATCCGGACTCTTGCACATGGCGTCCACGACCGCGCCGGTATGGCTGGCCTGGAGGTACGTGAGGACGACCTCGACGGAGGCGTCATTGCCGAGGTTGCCCGATCCGATGTGCCCGAACAGCCCGACCCGCGGAGCGGAACCGGCGGGCGGCGTCCGCTTGGCGACGCCCGCCTCGGCCTGCCGGGCGCGCCAGTCGCCGGTCCGTCTGAACAGCCACGTGGTCAGGTGCCGGTAGCACGCACGACGGTCGGCAGGCGAGAGCGGCGCCCGGTGAATGGCGGCGACATAAGCCCCGACGTACTCGCCGTAGAGGCGGGCGGCGGGGTTCCGGAGCCGGCTCGCCCGTCGCGGGTCCATGTTGGCGCACCGAGAACGCACGGTCGGGCGCGCCCGCCCCGCGGGCTCGTCGTGGTCGCGCCGGAAGTACAGCCAATCGGGGACCTGGTAGAAGGGACCATGCAGGCTCAGCTCGGTGACGACGGTCCGGTCGGCGTGGTGGTGGCTCCCGTGCGGCATGACTCGGCGGAGAACGCGCGTCCAGACCACGCCGTAGATGTCGTCGCAGGTCCAGCTGTCGCACAGCATGCTCTCGAAGCGCTCCGGGGCCCGCAGCGACGACGTGGCGAGCGGGTATTCGAGGGCATGGGTGACATTGCCGGCCCGGTCGATCTTGGCCGTCCACGAGTGCGCGAGCACGACGCGGGGGTCGGCGTCGAGCGCCGCCACGCAGCGCTCGAGCAGGTCAGGGCCGTAGACGTCGTCGCCGGACGCCCACTTGAACAGCTCTCCCCGGGCACGCTCGAGGACGAAGTTGTGGTTCGCGGCGAGGCCGATGTTGCGTGCCTGGCGGAAGTAACGGACCCGCGGGTCCTGTCGCTCGTAGCGGCGGCAGATCTCGGCGGTTCGATCGGTCGAGGCGTTGTCGGAGATGATCAGCTCGAAGTCGCCATAGCTCTGCTCGAGGAGGGTGTCGAGCGACTTCGACACGGTGAGCTCGGCGTTGCAGACGGGAAGTCCGATGCTCAGGCGCGGTGGCGTGCCCATGTCCTCGCCTCCCACCACTCGGGCGCCTGCACACGCAGTAGCTCGTCGACCAGCCCGGCCGAGCGCAGCTCCTCGATTCGCCGGAGCCGCACGAACCGCGACGAGACAACGTCGTCGTGGGTGAGGCGGAACCGCGTGTAGGCGTCGATCAGCTCGTCGACCCCGAGCCGCACGTTCCAACGAAGGACAAGCCCCGGAAAGGTGTCGGCGAGCCTCGAGAAGTCGACGCAGTAGCTGCGCCGGTCCGGGCCGGCGCCGTCGGCGAGCGACACCTTCGATCCCGGCACGGCCTCGCCGACCAGGTCCGCGATGTCGCGCACTTGCACGTTGTCCTGCGGCCGGCCGACGTTGAACGCCTCGTCGTGGACCAATTGCCGCGGAGAATCCAGGGCGGCCGCGAACGTGCGGCAGATGTCTTCCACGTGCACGAGCGGACGCCATGGCGAACCGTCGCTCTCCAGGCGCACCGCTCCGGTCGTCATGGCCACGGCCGCCAGGTTGTTCACGACGATGTCGAGACGCAGCCGAGGCGAGGTGCCATAGGCGGTCGCGTTGCGTAGGTACGTCGGGCTGAAGGTGTCGTCGGCCAGCCGCGACAGGCCCCGCTCGGCCACGACCTTGGACGTGCCGTACGGGGTGACGGGGTGCAACTCGGCATCCTCGGCCACCGCACGAGAGCCGGCCGCGCCGTAGAGGCTGCACGACGACGCGAAGAGGAAGCGTTCGACACCGGCATGCTTCGCCGCGCGGGCCAGGTTCAACGTGCCGTCCACGTTCACCGAGTAGGTGGTCGCGGGGTTGACGTCGCCGAGCGGGTCATTGGACAACGCCGCGAGGCAGATCACGGCGTCGTAGCCGGCCAGGTGGCACGCGCGCGCGTCCCGGAGGTCGAGCGGGATGCGCCGGTCGAGGTCGTCCGGGACCGGACCGAAATCGCAACCGTCGTAGAGACCGATGTCGAGGCCCGTTACCTCGTGCCCGTTCGCCCGCAGGAAGGGAACCATGACGGCGCCGATGTAGCCGCGGTCACCTGCAACAAGGACCTTCATCGCCATCCCATCGGTCTCGCTCCCGCCCGCCTCCCGCCTCTTGAACAAGAGGGCGGTGAAGGGACCTTGATACTGCGGAGGATCTCTCCGCGTTAGGGAGTCAGGCGCCGAGCGCCTCGATGTCCACCCACTTGCCGCCGCACGCCTCGACGCCCGGAAGGGCCGCCCGTACCTCTGCGAGCAGCTCGGGCAGGAAGAGGAGTACCGACTCGGGCCGGGCGGCGGCGAGGCGCGAGGGTTCGACGATGGGAATGTCGGTGCCGGGCATCCGGCAGCCCTGCTTGGCGGGCGAGGCATCGGCAACCGCGGGCAGGAGTTCCCTGTCGACCCCCGCGCTGACCAGCAGGGCGGTGGCACGTGAGGCTGCGCCGTAACCGATGACGGACCTCCCGGCGCGCCGCTCCGTCACCAGCCAATCGTGCAGTGTGCGGGCACTGGCGTGCGCCCGGTCCTTCAGACCGTTGAGCACGGTTGGATCGCGTACTCCGGCACGGGCCTCCGCGGTAAGGACGGACTGCACCGAGGCATGAGGCTCGCACCGTGCGTCGGCATTCCGGCCTGCCGCCATCAACACCGTGCCCCCGTACAGTTCGAACTGCCACACCCGGCGCGGGGACCACCCTTCGGCGGCCAGCATGCTCGTCAACGCGGTCGTCGAGTAGTAGGCGTAGTGGCCGTGCCGAAGCGCGTTCCACTGTCCGAGGCGGACAATCGCCTGAAGCGAGTGATATTGCAGCAGCAGGTGGCCACCCGGCGTGACCCGCGAGACTCGCTCCGCGAGAGCCGCCGACTGGTCCGCGCCATGCATCATCCCGAAGCAGTCGAGGACGAGGTCGGCCGGTTGACCAGCCCCTACCGGAACCAGGCCGCGATCTTCCAGCAGTTCTCGCCACGAGCCGCCGTGCGGGCTGCCGTACTCCGCGACACTCGCTCCCTTCGACAGGAGCCCGTCGGAGGCCAAACGCTCGATGGCGTCTCTCGCCTGGGCGACGAGGGCCGCCGGCTCGACCCCCCTCGGTTCCTCGGGCACGGTGGGGTCCCCGACCAGCTGGGCGAGGCCACACGCGGAGCACAGCCACATCTGCAGGGGGTACGCCGGGTCCGGCTGCGGGTCGCCGGCCCGCGGGAAGTGGTCGCACGGGGGCTGGTCCCCCAGATCCAGCACCAGATCTCCGGATCGTCCGCCACACGCCCGGCACGCGACTTCACGCACTCCTCCCGTCCTCTCGAGTCCTCGATCGGCGCGGCCCATCGACTGCAACGTCTCGAGCGATGCACGAGCCAGGGGACCGATCCTGCCGCCGGACGCCCCCCTGGCCTCGAGGAGCTGCAGGGCGTTGGTCACGTCCTTGTGCAACATCCGATGGGTGTTCTGCACGTGCTCGGGGCTCTCGAGACCGGTTCCCAACCGTCCCCCCACAAAACCTCGGTAGGGGAAGTCGGTGAAGAACTCTGTGAGTACCTCCGACTCGATCCCGCACTCGCTCCCGACCAGCATGGCGTCGTGCACGATCTCGACGTTGGCCGCGTAGAGGAGATTGAAGAGCAGCTTCACCTGCTGTCCGGACCCGAGCGCGCCGCAGTGCCGGATCAACCCCCCGTAGGCTTCGAGCAGCGGCCGGCAACGTTGGAGGAGCGCCTCGTCGCCTCCCACGGGGATCGGCAGCGTGCCGGCGGCGGCGCTCGTCGGTCCCCCGCAGAGCGGCGCGTCCAGCACGCCGACCTTGTATCGGTCGGCGAGCGCGGCGACACGCCTGCATCCCTCCGGTCGCATCGTGCTGTGCAGGATGAGCACGCTGCCTTCGCTCATCCCGTGAAGCAGCCCACCCTTGCAGACCTCGAGCACGTCAGGCTCGTCGGTTACGCACAGGCACACGACGTCCGACGCAGCACCGAGCTCCACCAGGTTGGTGGCGACCCGCGCCCGCGTACCGCCGAAGGGTTCCAGTGATGACGGGCGTCGTGCCCACACCGTGAAGGGGAAGCCGGCTGCCAAGACACGCAAGGCCATCGGTGTACCCAGACGCCCGACGCCGACGAAACCGACGCGCATGCCGGCGCCGTCAGCCGACTTCGGTCGTCTCTGGTCCACCGGGCAGCACGATCGACTTGGCGCAGCCGAATGCCTCGGCGTAGCGCGCGCGGCATTCCATGCCGCGCAGCCGGGCCAGTCCCAGGAACACTTCGTCGTCCCACCAGTCGTGGGCCTGCTGGGACGGGAAGCACTTGTGCAGCAGTTCCACCTTGCGCTGCACCGCGTCGGGCGTCAGCGGCACGTAGGTCGCCGCGCGGCCCAGGTCACCGTCCCACTTGGGGATCTCGTAGGCCAGGTAGAGCTCGTCGCGGAAGACCGTGGGGACGATCTCACCGATGGTCCGGTGGTCCTGGTGGAGGTCGGTGCCGGACGGGGCGAGGATGAGATCGGGTGACCACGACCGAGCCACCTCCTCGAGGACGCTCTTCACCCGGTCCCAGACCGATGGGAGCCGGCCCTCGGGCAGGTCGTGCAGGTCGATCGTCAGCGGGGCGGACGGGAGAAAGGCCTCGGCGGCCTCGCGCGCCTCGGCATGGCGCTCCGGCGTTCCGGTGAGGACGACGTAGTGGGCCTCCAGATCGGGCACGCTCTGGTCCAGGCTGAGCAGCAAGCCGCCGGCACCGATCTCGATGTCGTCGGCGTGGGCGCCGATGGCCAGCACGCGCAGGGACCTGCCCGCGGGCGTCCCGAGACGGAGTGGTAGCACGGTCGATCAGCTCGGCACAGCGTCGGCCAACGGCCGGTGGCCGTTCGAGGCGCTCGGGGGTGGACTGCCGTACACCGGTCCGGTCCTCCCGGATCGCTCAGGGTCCCAGATCATCCAGGGGCTCTCGGCGCGGTCGTACATCTCCTCGAGCTGCGCGCGCTCCTTCACGGTGTCGGCGGGCGACCAGTATCCCTTGTAGGGGTAGGCGAGCACGCGTCCCTTGCCGACCAGCCGCGCCAGAGCCTCCTCGACGAGGTCCTCGTCTTCGGTCAGCTCGTCGAAGATCGCCGCCCGGAACAGGAAGTAGCCACCGTTCTCCCAGTAGCGCAGGTCGCGCATGGGGGTGATGCTGGTGACCAGGCCCTCGTCGTCGATGTCCACGGCGTGGTGCGATGACTGGGGAGGCACCGCCAGCAGTCCGGCGACCGCGCTGCTCGCCCGGAAGCGCTCGATCATGTCGGGAAGCGGCGCATCGGTGAGGACGTCGGCGTAGTTCGCGAGGAACATGGGTTCGTCCGCGACAAACCGCTGGACCCGGCGCAGCCGTTCGCCGATCGGCGAGCTGAGGCCGGTGTCGACGAAGGTGATGCGCCAGTCGGCGATGTCGGTCTTGAACAGGGTCACCTCGCGCGCGCCCTTCTCCAGGACGAAATCGTTGGACTTGGTCTCGTCGTACTGGAGGAAGAAGTCCTTGACCGCCGACGCGCCGTAGCCCAGGCAGAGCACGAAGTCGGTGTGCCCGAAGTAGGCGTAGTAGCGCATGACGTGCCAGAGGAGCGGGCGCTCCCCGACGAGCGCCATCGGCTTGGGCGCGCTGGTGACACCGTCGCGCATTCGCATCCCGAGGCCTCCACAGAACAGCACGACCTTCACGATGAACACCTCATTCAGATGATCTCCAGTTCGGGGATCGGGACGACGAGCCGACAGCCCCAGGACCGGACGTAGTCGAGCTGCCGGCTGATCTCGTCGCGGAGGTTCCAGGGCAGGACGAGGATGTAGTCGGGCTTGGTCTCGGCGAGGTGATCGGGGGAGTAGACGGGGATGTGGGTTCCGGGCAGGAACTTCCCCTGCTTCGTGGGGCTGCGATCAACGGTGTAAGCGAGCAGGTCCGACCGGATGCCGCAGTGGTTGAGCAGCGTGTTCCCCTTGCCCGGAGCGCCGTAGCCCGCGACCGACCAGCCCGTGGCGGCCGCCCCCAGCAAGAACCCGACCAGGTCACTCTTGATCTTCCTCACCTGCGCGGCAAAGCCGGCGTGCCCCTCCAGGGTGGACAGCCCCGCGCGGTCCTCGTCCTCGAGGACCTCCTTCACCCGAACGCCCGGCTCACCGGCGCTCTCCTCCGGACGGGCGTGGACCCGCAGCGAGCCGCCGTGGGTGTCGAGCTGCTCCACGTCCACGACCCGCAGGCCTGCCGTGCGCAGCGCGCACGACGACGTCCGCATGGTCAGGTACGAGTAGTGCTCGTGGTAGATCGTGTCGTACTGGGACCCCGCGATGAGGCGGAGGAGGTGCGGGAACTCGAGGGTGACCAGGCCGGTGTCCTTGACCAGGGCTCGCAGCCCGGCGGCAAAACCACGAATGTCGGGTACGTGTGCGAAGACGTTGTTGGCGACCACGAGATCGGCGCGGCCGTGCTCGCGTGCGATCTCATGACCGGTCCGGGAGCCGAGGAACTCGACGATGGTCCGCACGCCGCGGGCACGCGCCGCCTCTGCGACGTTGGCCGCCGGCTCGACGCCGAGGACCGGGATCCCGGAGGCCACGAAGTGCTGCAGGAGGTAACCGTCGTTGCTGGCCACCTCCGTCACCAGGCTGCCGGAGGCCAGACCGAGCTGCTCGATCATCGCCTCCGCGTAGCGCTCGGCGTGCACCACCCAGGAATCGGCATACGACGAGAAGTAGGCGTAGTCCGAGAAGATTTCCTCTCCGGGCACGTAGCCGGGGAGCTGCACCAGTAGGCAGGACGGACACTGGCGAACGTGGAGCGGGTAGAAGACCTCGGGCTCGTCGAGCTGCTCGGCTGCCACGTAGCTCTCGCACAGCGGCGACATCCCGAGGTCGACGAAGGTGTGCGTGAGGTCGGCACCGCAGAGGCGGCACGCGCACTTGGACGGCATGAGGCTCCCAGTTCGGGATCGACCAGTTCCGATCAGAACGAGCGCCGAGGCACGCCGGTTGATACGTCGCCAGGCTGCTCCCGGTGGCCCAGGAATCTTGTATCTGTGCTGCCCAATCCGGCTCATGGGGAGGAGTGGGCGGGACGGCGACGTCGCCGGCGACGACGCGGCACGCGCCCGGCGCCGAGACGCATGCCGTGCCCGACGAAGAGAGGAAGCCCACGATGATGATCGGCACGCGTCCCGATGCGGAACGGGCCGAACAACCGACGGGCGCGGCTCGCCGGTGGCTGAGCGCGAGGATCGGCCCACCGGGTTCGGGGCCGCGACGCGCGGCAATCACGATGATCGACCAGTGCTTCTCGTCTGCCTCCAACTTCGTCGTCGGGATCGTCGT
This window contains:
- a CDS encoding SIS domain-containing protein produces the protein MRAFAPLALVTPTKFPTAPYNSASSYFSEYSEEFVRAASSIEPDALDRAATILLKAYTRGTNVFSCGNGGSAAIANHLQCDHVKGIRTETDVSPRVVSLSSNIELLTAIANDIAYDEVFAYQLKSQSRPGDVLIGISSSGRSRNIVRALAWARDNDLRTIALTGFDGGDARAIADVAVHVDGTNYGIVEDVHEAVMHALAQYIRQSRMTADAISSSTF
- a CDS encoding HAD-IIIA family hydrolase, whose amino-acid sequence is MATTAANSVATVDRTDAAGGEEAVAPRPGILLDRDGTLIVDHGYVGSVDRVELIDGAPEAIAAFNQARIPVAVVTNQSGIARGLFETDDVARVHQHITERLAEHGAHVDMFLYCPYHPAGIVEAFARTSEDRKPRPGMAKAAAAALNLDLASSWVVGDRPEDVGLAAAVGASAIHLGAVDDERPGVWSFPSLAAASSFILERIAR
- a CDS encoding dTDP-4-dehydrorhamnose 3,5-epimerase family protein → MEVVQVAGIAGAHLFEPAPHADERGFFCRTFDTEVMRRSGIDPSTFAEDSISRSSRGVVRGLHVRRGEGESKLVRCSYGAVFDVVVDLRPASPTYRNWRSFELRGSEQTSLYVPAGCAHGFQALTDPADVSYRIDRPHDPNDEVAIAFDDPELAIPWPLPVAALSERDRSAPSLAVATGLLSRG
- a CDS encoding polysaccharide pyruvyl transferase family protein gives rise to the protein MTTWLFRRTGDWRARQAEAGVAKRTPPAGSAPRVGLFGHIGSGNLGNDASVEVVLTYLQASHTGAVVDAMCKSPDRLRRQYGVEAIPLLWYSRYEEQSSGVPAIVLKVLGKGVDAFRTASWVRRHDVVIVPGTGLLESSLPLRPWHMPYALFLLCTSGRLFGTKIALVSVGATTVNQRATRWLLNSAARLAFYRSYRDVPSWDAMRASGIDPADGRIYPDLVFGLDTPTGEPGDPRTVGVGVMAYHGGNDDRREADRIHARYLGEMKRFIRWLVDGDRRVRLFWGDDADGSTVEEILADVRAHRPDLQPGQVVAERCSSLRELIAKMASVGSVVATRYHNVVCALKLSKPTISIGYGSKHEALMADMGMSEFALSARALHSDELIARFGELERRSPELRRALAERSDTNGALVGEQFSMLSSVLFSEHDPCRGVGMRPPAA
- a CDS encoding SDR family oxidoreductase — its product is MAMKVLVAGDRGYIGAVMVPFLRANGHEVTGLDIGLYDGCDFGPVPDDLDRRIPLDLRDARACHLAGYDAVICLAALSNDPLGDVNPATTYSVNVDGTLNLARAAKHAGVERFLFASSCSLYGAAGSRAVAEDAELHPVTPYGTSKVVAERGLSRLADDTFSPTYLRNATAYGTSPRLRLDIVVNNLAAVAMTTGAVRLESDGSPWRPLVHVEDICRTFAAALDSPRQLVHDEAFNVGRPQDNVQVRDIADLVGEAVPGSKVSLADGAGPDRRSYCVDFSRLADTFPGLVLRWNVRLGVDELIDAYTRFRLTHDDVVSSRFVRLRRIEELRSAGLVDELLRVQAPEWWEARTWARHRA
- a CDS encoding NAD(P)-binding domain-containing protein — protein: MDQRRPKSADGAGMRVGFVGVGRLGTPMALRVLAAGFPFTVWARRPSSLEPFGGTRARVATNLVELGAASDVVCLCVTDEPDVLEVCKGGLLHGMSEGSVLILHSTMRPEGCRRVAALADRYKVGVLDAPLCGGPTSAAAGTLPIPVGGDEALLQRCRPLLEAYGGLIRHCGALGSGQQVKLLFNLLYAANVEIVHDAMLVGSECGIESEVLTEFFTDFPYRGFVGGRLGTGLESPEHVQNTHRMLHKDVTNALQLLEARGASGGRIGPLARASLETLQSMGRADRGLERTGGVREVACRACGGRSGDLVLDLGDQPPCDHFPRAGDPQPDPAYPLQMWLCSACGLAQLVGDPTVPEEPRGVEPAALVAQARDAIERLASDGLLSKGASVAEYGSPHGGSWRELLEDRGLVPVGAGQPADLVLDCFGMMHGADQSAALAERVSRVTPGGHLLLQYHSLQAIVRLGQWNALRHGHYAYYSTTALTSMLAAEGWSPRRVWQFELYGGTVLMAAGRNADARCEPHASVQSVLTAEARAGVRDPTVLNGLKDRAHASARTLHDWLVTERRAGRSVIGYGAASRATALLVSAGVDRELLPAVADASPAKQGCRMPGTDIPIVEPSRLAAARPESVLLFLPELLAEVRAALPGVEACGGKWVDIEALGA
- a CDS encoding PIG-L family deacetylase, giving the protein MLAIGAHADDIEIGAGGLLLSLDQSVPDLEAHYVVLTGTPERHAEAREAAEAFLPSAPLTIDLHDLPEGRLPSVWDRVKSVLEEVARSWSPDLILAPSGTDLHQDHRTIGEIVPTVFRDELYLAYEIPKWDGDLGRAATYVPLTPDAVQRKVELLHKCFPSQQAHDWWDDEVFLGLARLRGMECRARYAEAFGCAKSIVLPGGPETTEVG
- a CDS encoding sugar phosphate nucleotidyltransferase → MKVVLFCGGLGMRMRDGVTSAPKPMALVGERPLLWHVMRYYAYFGHTDFVLCLGYGASAVKDFFLQYDETKSNDFVLEKGAREVTLFKTDIADWRITFVDTGLSSPIGERLRRVQRFVADEPMFLANYADVLTDAPLPDMIERFRASSAVAGLLAVPPQSSHHAVDIDDEGLVTSITPMRDLRYWENGGYFLFRAAIFDELTEDEDLVEEALARLVGKGRVLAYPYKGYWSPADTVKERAQLEEMYDRAESPWMIWDPERSGRTGPVYGSPPPSASNGHRPLADAVPS
- a CDS encoding class I SAM-dependent methyltransferase; the encoded protein is MPSKCACRLCGADLTHTFVDLGMSPLCESYVAAEQLDEPEVFYPLHVRQCPSCLLVQLPGYVPGEEIFSDYAYFSSYADSWVVHAERYAEAMIEQLGLASGSLVTEVASNDGYLLQHFVASGIPVLGVEPAANVAEAARARGVRTIVEFLGSRTGHEIAREHGRADLVVANNVFAHVPDIRGFAAGLRALVKDTGLVTLEFPHLLRLIAGSQYDTIYHEHYSYLTMRTSSCALRTAGLRVVDVEQLDTHGGSLRVHARPEESAGEPGVRVKEVLEDEDRAGLSTLEGHAGFAAQVRKIKSDLVGFLLGAAATGWSVAGYGAPGKGNTLLNHCGIRSDLLAYTVDRSPTKQGKFLPGTHIPVYSPDHLAETKPDYILVLPWNLRDEISRQLDYVRSWGCRLVVPIPELEII